One window of the Synechococcus sp. CC9311 genome contains the following:
- a CDS encoding DUF721 domain-containing protein: MGRAPRSQRRRFGRGEVLVPPPPPPVQPLQECLESLRSTWRREGSLAALWQDWPQLAGRPLADHCRPLNLSHGVLTVGARHPQWRQALQYSKPQLLAAVRSAGHAVRDLRIQQHHPSPTAELETEESVWARHPSRIDVHGMASCPCCDSPAPAGEMALWGHCGFCRRLKLSESLGSSQ, encoded by the coding sequence ATGGGGCGAGCACCTCGATCCCAGCGGCGCCGTTTTGGTCGGGGAGAGGTGTTGGTGCCGCCGCCACCGCCGCCAGTTCAACCTCTGCAAGAGTGCCTTGAGTCTCTGCGGAGTACATGGAGACGTGAAGGCTCACTGGCTGCGCTTTGGCAGGACTGGCCCCAGTTAGCGGGGCGTCCCTTGGCTGATCACTGCAGGCCCCTGAATTTGAGCCATGGTGTCCTCACTGTGGGAGCGCGCCACCCGCAATGGCGCCAGGCTCTTCAGTACAGCAAGCCTCAACTCTTGGCAGCAGTGCGAAGCGCTGGCCATGCCGTACGCGATCTGAGGATTCAGCAACACCACCCATCACCTACAGCAGAGTTAGAGACAGAAGAGAGTGTTTGGGCTCGCCATCCGAGCCGGATCGATGTGCATGGAATGGCGTCATGCCCTTGCTGTGACAGCCCAGCTCCGGCAGGGGAGATGGCTCTCTGGGGCCACTGCGGGTTCTGTCGAAGACTGAAGCTTTCAGAGTCGCTCGGAAGCAGTCAGTAA
- a CDS encoding PspA/IM30 family protein → MGFFDRLSRLLRANLNDLVSKAEDPVKILDQAVSDMQDDLVKLRQAVAMAIASQKRLKNQAEQAESQARTWYERAELALKKNEDDLAREALTRRKTFQETATSLGTQVQAQSAQVETLKKSLVALEGKIAEARTKKDMLKARAQAAQAQQQLQSAVGSMGTNSAMAAFERMEDKVQSLEASSQAAAELAGADLDSQFAALEGGDDVDDELAALRKQVKGGSEAAALPAADSEVKPVKVEEVDADLEELRRSIDKL, encoded by the coding sequence ATGGGTTTCTTCGACCGGCTCAGCCGTCTGCTGCGCGCCAACCTCAATGATCTTGTTAGCAAAGCTGAGGATCCCGTCAAGATCCTTGATCAAGCCGTCTCTGACATGCAAGACGACCTGGTCAAACTCCGACAGGCTGTTGCGATGGCAATCGCCAGTCAAAAACGGCTCAAAAACCAAGCAGAGCAGGCCGAGTCTCAAGCTCGTACCTGGTACGAACGCGCCGAGCTCGCACTCAAGAAAAACGAGGATGACCTAGCACGTGAGGCCCTCACCCGTCGCAAAACATTCCAAGAAACGGCCACGTCTCTTGGCACTCAGGTTCAAGCTCAGAGCGCTCAAGTTGAAACCCTCAAAAAAAGCTTGGTTGCTCTGGAAGGAAAGATTGCCGAGGCTCGAACCAAGAAAGACATGCTCAAAGCCAGGGCGCAAGCCGCCCAGGCTCAACAGCAGCTCCAGAGCGCTGTTGGCAGCATGGGAACCAATTCAGCCATGGCTGCATTCGAGCGCATGGAGGACAAGGTTCAATCTCTCGAAGCCAGTAGCCAAGCAGCAGCTGAGCTCGCTGGTGCTGACCTCGATAGCCAGTTCGCGGCGCTTGAAGGTGGCGACGATGTGGACGATGAATTGGCAGCCTTACGAAAGCAGGTCAAAGGAGGCTCGGAGGCTGCAGCTCTCCCAGCAGCGGACTCTGAGGTAAAACCCGTCAAGGTGGAAGAGGTTGATGCCGATCTCGAGGAGCTGCGTCGATCTATCGACAAACTGTGA
- the trxA gene encoding thioredoxin, with product MSSAVSDFTDAAFEQEVLTASTTVLVDFWAPWCGPCRLMAPLMDWAAETYADSLLVGKLEVDGNPITRDGFKVQGIPTLILFRNGQEIARHEGAIARPQLQSFLDAHL from the coding sequence GTGTCTTCAGCTGTTTCCGACTTCACAGATGCAGCGTTCGAGCAGGAAGTGTTGACTGCATCTACGACCGTTTTGGTTGACTTCTGGGCCCCATGGTGTGGCCCATGCAGGTTGATGGCGCCATTGATGGACTGGGCTGCTGAGACCTACGCCGACAGCCTTTTAGTGGGCAAGCTTGAAGTGGATGGCAACCCAATCACCCGCGATGGGTTCAAAGTTCAAGGCATACCAACTCTGATCCTGTTCCGTAACGGCCAGGAAATTGCTAGGCACGAGGGGGCCATTGCCCGCCCTCAGTTGCAATCCTTTCTGGATGCTCACCTCTAA